A genome region from Magnolia sinica isolate HGM2019 chromosome 8, MsV1, whole genome shotgun sequence includes the following:
- the LOC131253801 gene encoding UDP-glucose iridoid glucosyltransferase-like — FNVLPDLKSEDPVSEIPPLRIKDLPIITASTLDATLQLFVTLTIATRASSGLIFNTPDCLEQTTLANLRLDLRIPVFPIGPLHKFMVGPSDSSSLITPDNNCMAWLAKQAPLSVIYVSFGSTGVMDGDDLAEMAWGLANSGQPFLWVVRPGSVSVSECDKLPEGFEEETRDRGLVVKWAPQQDVLAHPAVGGFWTHNGWNSTLESISEGVPMLCSPRLVEQGINARLVSHVWRVGMTLENELERGEIERGIRRLMVGHEGKEIRERIKDLKENVDRSIRKGGSSHQSLDALIDLISSF, encoded by the coding sequence TTCAATGTCTTACCAGATCTAAAATCAGAAGACCCAGTGTCTGAAATCCCACCCCTCAGAATCAAGGACTTGCCTATCATCACTGCATCCACTTTGGACGCAACTCTTCAATTGTTTGTCACATTGACCATTGCGACAAGGGCTTCATCAGGACTCATTTTCAACACTCCAGACTGCCTTGAACAGACCACACTGGCCAATCTCCGGCTGGACCTTCGGATCCCGGTCTTCCCGATCGGTCCACTCCACaagttcatggtgggcccttctgATTCCAGCAGCTTGATAACTCCAGATAATAACTGCATGGCATGGCTGGCCAAACAAGCCCCATTATCCGTCATCTACGTGAGCTTTGGGAGTACAGGTGTGATGGATGGAGACGATCTTGCCGAGATGGCGTGGGGCCTGGCCAATAGCGGGCAACCCTTCTTGTGGGTGGTTAGGCCTGGATCTGTCAGTGTCTCGGAATGTGACAAGCTGCCTGAAGGGTTTGAAGAGGAGACGCGCGATAGGGGCCTAGtcgtcaagtgggccccacaacaagaTGTGTTGGCCCACCCAGCAGTGGGAGGGTTTTGGACACATAATGGTTGGAATTCTACGTTAGAGAGCATAAGTGAGGGGGTCCCTATGCTTTGTTCGCCACGTTTGGTAGAGCAAGGGATCAATGCTAGGCTGGTGAGCCatgtttggagggtggggatgacaCTGGAGAATGAGCTAGAGAGAGGTGAGATAGAGAGGGGAATAAGAAGATTAATGGTTGGACATGAAGGAAAGGAGATAAGGGAAAGGATCAAGGATCTGAAGGAGAACGTAGACCGTTCTATTAGGAAAGGAGGCTCTTCCCATCAGTCCTTGGATGCTTTGATTGATCTGATATCGTCCTTCTAA